TTGTGCACAGCTCCAAGGTATCCAAACACATGATAGCAGCGTTTCCCAAGCTGATTAAGCGGGTAAATGGTGTATTCGGGAAGGCAATGGTTGTAAATGTGGCAACTGATGGCAAGATAATCAAGAAATTTGATGACCCAGAAGGAAAGGTGATGTCCTTTGTAACATCAGCCTTGGAATTTGAGGATCATTTGTATTTGGGAAGTCTCAACTCCAATTTTGTTGGAAAGTTACCATTGGAAGACAAAATAAGCAAAAGTGTAGAGTGaataagggggtgtttggtacatgcacttaaaaacatgcattttgttgtttaaaaacaggtgtgaaaaattgtgtgagtgaaaaagtgtataaaaatacatgtaatgttgtttaaaaaaatgtttttttttttttttgaaatggtgTACCAAACAGGGCCTAAATTACAAAGCGCAAGGGTGTGTCCTTAATATGCAATAAGCATActattttacttatcaaaaaagcaATAACCAAACTATTTAGAAGGGGCATTGGATgatgttgaataaaattttattttctaatgcacaaaaaaaagggaaaagaggaagaagaattTTTGTAGTTTGTTCTTGATCTTGGCAGTTCTTGACCTGCTAACcttgttaattgaattaataacTGAATATAGGGAGATTGGTTAAAAAGCTATACATAGGTTGTAATATGTGTTTTAATCCCACTTTGAAAGTGGAAGAACGAAGAAGATTTAGATTAATGCcaataaagaataaaagaacTATCAATCCACCAAAGCAAAATCCAAAATGCAATTCTTTTCTTCTCATTCTTACTTTCATGTGTGTGTCCCGTCTCTAATAAACAATTCCTAAACACCGCGTCAAATAAAAGACGcacatatatatcaatttaCCTTGAGAGTATTCAGGCCATTCTTCTCCTCTCCTCTCTTCTGTCTCCATATTCACCATCGCCAAATTTACTTTTAAGTAAGGAACTgttgcaataaaaaattatgactcaacaaaattataaagttcACGACTAAAAACAAAAGCAGAATTATATTAAGATTGTGTACAGCcattgaaaaataaacaatacatatcatggaaaaagagaagaccCTAAAATTTCCACCTATTGCAGCCTCATCCTCTTCTCTAGGTTCTTCTGAACTCTTTTAGGTGAGTGCTTTTGTGAAGTATTAGGCCGGTTGTCTTTTGCCTTTCTGCTGCTAACAAAATTTAAGAAGGATGGAATTTCTGGAAGCTTTGCACTGGAAGAAGCACTTCGTATTGGGGAAGTACATGCAGAACTTTCTGGTCTAGCTCTGCCATTGAGATCCTTGCTTGTGCTTTCAGTTGGTCCCTGATCCAATGAAAGCAATGTAGGAGGCTCAGCTTTAGAAGCATCGTCCTCCAACTGGGCATTGGTAGTGGTGCCAAGCCGATTTGTTAATTCTGAAGAATTTGTGGTTGATAGCCACCTCACAGTACTTGCCACTTGTGAATAATAAAAGGATTTCCCAGTCTTCCCATATTTCTTGTAGCACTCATTTTCAAGGAAACAAGCAGATACTTCCACTTCAAGCCTGAACAAAAAGATTTGAGACAATAAGGATCTCCCAGGGCTAATTACTAAACATGGGTGGGTCCAAGAATAGTAAACAATTCGACTAGCTaacataatttataaaaacatGAACACTGGGAGCTCAGTGAGACGATCTTCACTGTTGACCTCTGAAGAAGTTTCAGTTATTGGCACAACAATCGATTGACCAAGTGCAACATCTATGCTTGCCCTGTAAATCTGATGGCCTATCAAAAGCATCTCATGTATGCcaataatttacaaataaacaaatctaTATATTTCTAAAGCATAATATTTGTTGCTACGCTCATATTGAACCACATCAGCAGTCATgtcattattttctttccattaataaaaatttacatcaagatttgtcttcttttcatttttctacctttttattattcttcttaTTATGTCAAtttgaattcattatttttgtaaatcCATGTTTACTCTACACTATATTTAATTATGAAGTTTCTAGAATATGCCATATATTTGACAGCTTATTTAAATGATTTcttgacaaaattttgtttgaataagTTGATAGGTTATGTTATATagctttgagtttttttttttttttttaacaagtaatGGTAGTTTATTAACTTATGTGGtaagaattttcttttggtGATTCACAAAATAATCCTTaaagaattatataaaatttttactttaaataCGTTTAACCACAAAATGATTATTGATAATATTCCCACGCATTGTGTGGGTCTACcactagtaaataaataaaaatgcaagTAAAATGGTGCATACTTAAAGTTGCCAAGCCGCTGTTGAGCCTGCTTTAGAGCATTTAGTAATCTTTGCTTGCTTGATTCCCTCAGAGTGTTGGATATAACATTCTTATCAAGTTTATCAACCTGTCATCAAACTAGAAATAAGTAGTTTTGCAAGGGACAAACAAAATACAAAGCAGGTTAAATTTTAAAGCTGTTGGGTTGAAGTATAACATTGATCAGGCAGAATTGTTCTAATTAGTTAGGCTAAGCTATCAATTTCCCCTTTGAATAGCAAGGCATGCCACGTTTCCATTATAGTTGCTAGGTTTTAGCAAGAAAGTGACAGTACAGAAGGCAGCAGGCTGCACATACAATTCAGAACTATAGCTGCAAATATTAAAGCACAGAGCGTTTCAGATTCACCTTTCTATTAGAGAAATTATTCTGGTAATATCTTTCTTCTGCACGCTGCAAAAACTCAATCTTTTCATTTAGCCCTGACTTTGTTGGTAACTTTGACTTGGATAGGCTCTTGACGACCTCAGTAGCATCTGGTAGTTTAGGGGCTGAATGAGTGAGATAATAAACTGAAAGTATGACACTCCCCCcaccccaaccaaaaaaaaaaaaaaaaagaacataaaaacaATATACCATCCGAATCAGATATATCTTCATCAGATCCACTTGCATCATCATCACGATTCCAGAATTCAGAAGATTGTTCTCCATCAATCACATCTGATGAGCTgaactaggaaaaaaaatgataattagtTACACTGATATAACTCATTTAAATAACTAAATTCAATCACAAAGTAAACCAGTAGATTAGTTaaaattcaacagttggaaAGATCTATGATAAACTTAAGCAAAATGTTTACAAAACATGTGATGTGATGCACTACAACAATTCCCAAAAATGtggataaaaaatttgaatcacTAGTATGTACTCTGGGAGTAAAGCAAATGAAGAAGACTGGAAAATTTACAAAGTTTTAAGTCATTCAGTAACTGGAAAAATTTATGAAGATATCACACCATAAAACTTTTATGACCAAATGTTACAACAGAAGAACCTGGATGGCTAAAATTCAGGTATATCATTAATTACTTTGAAATGGTCTACTCCATGGAGCTACCTTGCAATGTAATTTTCTGGAAATTTCCAGTgtattttaaaagaagaaaagaaagagtatGGGTCAGGCAGGAGTTGCGttctgtctgtctgtctgtctgtctctTTTGGAggaggggggtggggggttTGAATTCGTAGGAGTTGCCCTTCTAAAAagaccaatttttattaatattgattCAAGAAACCTTTATACCAGCCAAAAGTgagctattttttttatctaccgCTTCTGTGTTTCAACAAATCTTAGGCCTTTAcatcttttctcacaacctcaACTTAGTTGTTTTGTTGTTCTTCACTTATTTTTTCTGATATTTAATTCAAACCTCAACTTAGTTTCTTTGTTGTCCAGACTGTAGTATCTAATTAGAATCATGTGACAATATAAGTAGCTTCATAGAACAATTATATCCAACATGTTTCATGTATCTCTAATTTGAGGTCAAGTTTCCAAGGcacacaaaaatttcaaaaacagataaaaaatattaaagcaCCTGCTTATAAAAATTCGAGAAAAACTACTCTTCTGCCTAACAGCACAAGTAGTTGTGAGCTCCTCCAGATACTTAGCTACTAGGTTTGGATGTTTGCAGGCATCACATGATTTTCTACATAGCGATGCAGGTACCTATGTTGgataatgaaattaattaaCTTTACTTGAGCactgataaaaataaataaataaaataataataataataataataataataataataataataaaacaccATTTTATAGCACATACGGACAAAAATTAGCCTACATTAGAATACCTGCTCCCCAAAACTCTCAAGAATTTTTTTCCTTCGGCATCCAGAACCTTCACAATACTCAACCATCTGTATATTTTTGTATTCAGCCACCATAAAACATTAATGATATAGAGATATGGTTCAGACATCACCTGAGTAAAGTCAGTCAGGGACTTTTTTGGCAAATCTTCCTTTGAACCCAAGGACGGTAGCTTGTTCTTGGCATTGCTAAGAATAAATTCCTACCGCAAAACTCTAATTAGTTACATCACTAATCCAAAaaaaactatgttattttaaaagagaaatggGATGGCAGAGTTGAAGTCAGTGAAGCAACCATTCTTTTGCGATCATCCATTCCATAGTACAACAGACTTCTTGAGGGTAATTGATCACGGCCAGCTCTACCTGACTCCTGATAGAAGGCTTCCATTGACTTTGGAATATTGAAGTGGCAAACAATTCTGACATCCTTTCTATCTATaccctaaaaaattaccaaccCCAGGATTAGAGGCAGATGGCATCTGCTTTACATTGGCCTCCTAGACCAACACTAGAAGTCTAGAATTATAATTTGTCCAGAGTTCATTAAAATGAATGGTGATTTTGTTGCATACCATCCTGAGGCAATATCAATAGCTCAGTAACTGTGCAACCACCAGTAGCAGCTCCAAGCAGAAGTACAAAAagagaatcaaaagaaaaacatggAGACACATCAC
This portion of the Castanea sativa cultivar Marrone di Chiusa Pesio chromosome 7, ASM4071231v1 genome encodes:
- the LOC142643137 gene encoding ATP-dependent DNA helicase Q-like 3; translated protein: MMKKSPLPVQTIRGSDKQVCGKEGLVKLLRWHFGYADFRGTQLDAIQAVLSGRDCFCLMPTGAGKSMCYQIPALAKPGIVLVVSPLIALMENQVMALKEKGIAAEYLSSTQTSDVKNKIHEDLDSGKPSVRLLYVTPELISTLGFMSKLTKIYTRGLLNLIAIDEAHCISSWGHDFRPSYRKLSSLRSRLPNVPILALTATAVPKVQQDVMESLCLQNPLVLKSSFNRPNIYYEVRYKDLLGDAYADLSDLLKSYGDVCGIVYCLERTTCDDLSAHLSKSGISCAAYHAGLNNKVRTSVLDNWISSKIQVVVATVAFGMGIDRKDVRIVCHFNIPKSMEAFYQESGRAGRDQLPSRSLLYYGMDDRKRMEFILSNAKNKLPSLGSKEDLPKKSLTDFTQMVEYCEGSGCRRKKILESFGEQVPASLCRKSCDACKHPNLVAKYLEELTTTCAVRQKSSFSRIFISSSSDVIDGEQSSEFWNRDDDASGSDEDISDSDDATEVVKSLSKSKLPTKSGLNEKIEFLQRAEERYYQNNFSNRKVDKLDKNVISNTLRESSKQRLLNALKQAQQRLGNFKLEVEVSACFLENECYKKYGKTGKSFYYSQVASTVRWLSTTNSSELTNRLGTTTNAQLEDDASKAEPPTLLSLDQGPTESTSKDLNGRARPESSACTSPIRSASSSAKLPEIPSFLNFVSSRKAKDNRPNTSQKHSPKRVQKNLEKRMRLQ